A region from the Mercenaria mercenaria strain notata chromosome 7, MADL_Memer_1, whole genome shotgun sequence genome encodes:
- the LOC123555175 gene encoding neurogenic locus notch homolog protein 1-like: MDELITLKLTVVYEGGCRAKTVCKQSGRKRRRGIDDLVACSRCCNFREDCNSRLCGIKDDINDCNPNPCQNGANCTDGINSYTCMCIPGFTGSNCQTNINECNPNPCQNGAKCVDGNNSYTCVCSPGFTGNTCQININECIPYPCHNGASCIDGINSYTCTCNPGFTGYTCETNINDCSSSPCHNGATCIDGINSYTCVCNPGFTGITCGTNVDDCNPNPCHNGATCIDGINSYTCNCMPGYSGHDCETDVDNCISNPCSNGATCVNGINNFTCMCNPGFTGRDCKNVDVEVNMTVPVHTVIVLNCSSHNNSSSNRFSWRKVKSCHGPFVSFTGAVLYLTSKATTGDSGTYVCEINNNLGQNMTKTFNVHISSSKTEDICTFDDDSLCDWEQARDDKFDWTFQTGPTQSGDTGPDDDHTLGNGQGKYLYIESSSPRKVNDDAALLSHILPALQQRCLTFWYNMYGDGIGNLKVYLQDMCKNGQKEMFKVSGDQGHSWKQAIISIPVSSVPNDYKIKIVADVGPTYHGDISIDDVIISTKTCSDLTQGGVSMIG, from the exons GTATGTAAACAGTCAGGAAGAAAAAGGAGAAGGGGGATAGACGATCTAGTAGCTTGCTCAAG GTGTTGTAATTTTCGCGAGGACTGCAACAGTCGTCTTTGTGGCATAAAAGATG acaTCAATGATTGCAATCCGAATCCTTGTCAAAATGGTGCAAATTGTACAGATGGCATCAATTCGTACACGTGCATGTGTATCCCTGGCTTTACAGGAAGTAATTGTCAGACAA ACATCAATGAATGCAATCCGAATCCTTGTCAAAATGGTGCTAAATGTGTAGATGGCAACAACTCATACACGTGTGTATGCAGTCCTGGTTTTACAGGAAATACGTGTCAAATAA ACATCAACGAGTGTATTCCATACCCTTGCCATAACGGAGCATCGTGTATAGATGGCATCAACTCATACACATGTACGTGTAATCCTGGCTTTACTGGATATACGTGTGAAACAA ACATTAATGATTGCAGTTCGAGCCCTTGTCATAACGGAGCAACGTGTATTGATGGCATTAACTCATACACATGTGTGTGTAATCCTGGCTTTACCGGAATTACATGTGGAACAA ACGTGGACGATTGCAATCCAAATCCTTGTCATAATGGGGCGACTTGTATAGATGGAATCAACAGTTATACATGCAACTGTATGCCCGGCTACAGTGGACATGATTGCGAAACAG ATGTAGACAATTGCATATCAAATCCCTGTTCTAATGGGGCTACATGTGTTAATGGAATAAACAACTTCACATGCATGTGCAACCCTGGCTTCACTGGACGTGACTGCAAAA ACGTTGATGTCGAGGTCAATATGACAGTTCCTGTACACACTGTGATAGTTCTTAACTGTAGCAGCCACAACAACAGTAGTTCTAACAGATTTTCCTGGAGGAAAGTAAAAAGTTGTCATGGACCATTTGTCAGTTTTACAG GTGCCGTGCTGTATCTAACATCAAAGGCTACAACAGGGGATTCTGGGACATACGTATGTGAGATAAATAACAACCTAGGACAAAACATGACTAAAACTTTCAACGTACATATTTCAT CGTCCAAAACTGAAGACATTTGCACGTTTGATGACGACAGCTTGTGTGACTGGGAGCAAGCCCGGGATGACAAATTTGACTGGACATTTCAGACAGGACCTACACAGTCAGGGGACACAGGCCCTGATGATGACCACACCCTAGGAAATG GGCAAGGAAAGTACCTATATATAGAATCGTCTTCACCAAGAAAAGTGAACGACGACGCAGCGCTACTGTCACATATTTTACCAGCTTTGCAACAAAGATGTCTCACGTTCTGGTACAACATGTATGGGGACGGGATAGGCAATCTTAAAGTGTACCTACAG GACATGTGTAAAAATGGTCAGAAGGAGATGTTCAAGGTGTCGGGTGACCAAGGACATAGTTGGAAACAAGCTATTATATCCATTCCTGTATCGTCAGTTCCTAAcgattacaaaataaaaattgtagcAGACGTAGGACCAACTTACCATGGAGATATTtccattgatgacgtcataatcAGTACTAAAACCTGTTCTG ATTTGACACAAGGAGGTGTTTCAATGAtag GTTAG